The Streptomyces sp. Alt3 genome has a segment encoding these proteins:
- a CDS encoding ABC transporter ATP-binding protein, with protein MTRSTDVQGGTAPAGSPADGPMVRVEELRRSYGTGAAAVHALRGVSFEVPRGELVALKGRSGSGKTTLLNLVGGLDAPDSGRITVGGTDLSGLDEDGLLELRRDRIGFIFQSFGLIPILTAAENVGVPMRLRRTDPHEREERVALLLSLVGLGDHTQQRPGELSGGQQQRVAIARALANRPALLIADEPTGQLDAETGLAVMQLLRAVVRSEGVTVLVATHDPQLLSFADRVLELSDGHIVEHV; from the coding sequence ATGACACGGAGCACCGACGTACAGGGCGGCACGGCTCCGGCCGGGAGCCCGGCCGACGGACCCATGGTGCGTGTCGAGGAACTGCGGCGCTCGTACGGCACCGGAGCCGCAGCGGTTCACGCCCTGCGGGGGGTCTCCTTCGAGGTCCCGCGCGGTGAGCTGGTGGCGCTCAAGGGCCGCTCCGGATCGGGCAAGACCACCCTGCTCAATCTCGTCGGCGGTCTCGACGCCCCTGACAGCGGCCGGATCACCGTCGGCGGCACCGACCTCTCCGGGCTCGACGAGGACGGGCTGCTGGAGCTGCGCAGGGACCGGATCGGCTTCATCTTCCAGTCGTTCGGCCTGATCCCGATCCTGACCGCGGCGGAGAACGTCGGTGTGCCCATGCGGCTGCGGAGGACCGATCCGCACGAGCGCGAGGAACGAGTGGCACTGCTGCTCTCGCTGGTGGGTCTCGGCGACCACACCCAGCAGCGCCCAGGGGAGCTCTCCGGCGGCCAGCAGCAGCGCGTCGCCATCGCCCGCGCACTGGCCAACCGGCCCGCCCTCCTGATCGCGGACGAGCCCACCGGGCAGCTCGACGCGGAGACGGGCCTGGCGGTCATGCAGCTGTTGCGTGCGGTCGTGCGCAGCGAGGGCGTCACCGTCCTCGTCGCCACCCACGACCCCCAGCTGCTGAGCTTCGCCGACAGGGTCCTGGAGCTGAGCGACGGGCACATCGTCGAGCACGTGTAG
- a CDS encoding DUF3710 domain-containing protein has protein sequence MFGRRKNSGSAEDTADEAREAEQVADELDGTEAQNGSRRTNLPPAPRPDGPWDISEVSQPGEGRVDLGGIFVPGVEGMELRVEVAGDAIVAATVVLRDSAVQLQAFAAPKKEGIWGEVREEIASGITQQGGIIDEVEGPLGWELRAQVPVQLPDGKNGVQLVRFIGVDGPRWFLRGVISGQGAVQPDAAGLLETIFRDTVVVRGEGPMAPRDPIVLKLPDDAQMVPEGVQQEDQESSKFSGGMGQLQRGPEITEVR, from the coding sequence GTGTTCGGACGTCGCAAGAACAGTGGTTCCGCCGAGGACACGGCGGACGAAGCGCGCGAGGCCGAGCAGGTCGCCGACGAGCTCGACGGCACCGAGGCCCAAAACGGCTCGCGCCGCACGAACCTCCCGCCGGCCCCCCGCCCCGACGGGCCGTGGGACATCTCCGAGGTCTCCCAGCCCGGCGAGGGCCGGGTGGACCTGGGCGGCATCTTCGTGCCCGGGGTCGAGGGCATGGAGCTCCGTGTGGAGGTCGCCGGTGACGCGATCGTCGCGGCCACCGTCGTGCTGCGCGACAGCGCGGTCCAGCTTCAGGCTTTCGCAGCCCCCAAGAAGGAGGGCATCTGGGGCGAGGTGCGCGAGGAGATCGCCTCGGGCATCACCCAGCAGGGCGGGATCATCGACGAGGTCGAGGGCCCGCTGGGCTGGGAACTGCGCGCCCAGGTCCCCGTACAGCTCCCGGACGGCAAGAACGGCGTACAGCTCGTGCGCTTCATCGGCGTCGACGGGCCGCGCTGGTTCCTGCGCGGTGTGATCTCCGGCCAGGGCGCGGTGCAGCCGGATGCCGCCGGGCTCCTGGAGACGATCTTCCGGGACACCGTCGTCGTCCGCGGTGAGGGCCCGATGGCTCCGCGTGACCCCATCGTCCTCAAGCTGCCCGACGACGCCCAGATGGTGCCCGAGGGTGTGCAGCAGGAGGACCAGGAGAGCTCGAAGTTCTCCGGTGGCATGGGCCAGCTCCAGCGCGGGCCCGAGATCACCGAGGTGCGCTGA
- the dut gene encoding dUTP diphosphatase, with the protein MRHPVDVLIRRVDPDVPIPAYGHPGDAGADLVTTEAAELAPGERAVLPTGVSIALPDGYAAFVHPRSGLAARCGVALVNAPGTVDAGYRGEIKVIVVNLDPRETVRFERFDRIAQLVVQQVEKVRFHEVTELPGSARAEGGFGSTGGHAAVDGVTGGNTQGGNSYASVVSDREGR; encoded by the coding sequence ATGCGCCACCCCGTCGACGTACTCATCCGCCGGGTCGACCCGGACGTGCCGATCCCCGCCTACGGTCATCCCGGTGACGCCGGTGCCGACCTGGTCACCACCGAGGCCGCGGAGCTCGCCCCGGGCGAACGGGCGGTGCTCCCCACCGGGGTGTCGATCGCCCTGCCCGACGGGTACGCCGCCTTCGTGCACCCCCGCTCCGGCCTCGCCGCCCGCTGCGGAGTGGCTCTCGTGAACGCCCCAGGGACTGTCGATGCCGGGTACCGTGGAGAGATCAAGGTCATCGTGGTCAATCTCGACCCACGCGAGACCGTGAGGTTCGAACGGTTCGACCGGATTGCCCAACTGGTCGTCCAGCAGGTCGAGAAGGTGCGCTTCCACGAGGTGACGGAGCTCCCCGGCTCGGCGCGGGCCGAGGGGGGCTTCGGATCCACCGGCGGCCACGCCGCGGTGGACGGTGTCACGGGCGGTAACACCCAGGGTGGGAACAGCTACGCTTCGGTCGTATCCGACCGGGAAGGACGTTGA
- a CDS encoding PaaI family thioesterase gives MSGTSARLTPPADAVKPVRHPDAPAPGELLGSHYEQCFGCGGGQPHGLHLRATAGEGVNVTAEFTVKPAHQGAPGLAHGGVLATAMDETLGALSWLLRVIAVTGRLETDYVLPVPVDTVLFLEAEVTAVHGRKIYCRATGRTEGPEGPVAVRAEALFIEVKVEHFIDNGRPEEIQAAMSDPDQIRRARAFEVNP, from the coding sequence GTGAGTGGAACATCTGCACGTCTGACACCTCCGGCCGACGCGGTGAAGCCTGTCCGCCATCCTGACGCCCCCGCGCCCGGGGAGCTTCTCGGCTCCCACTACGAACAGTGTTTCGGCTGTGGTGGCGGGCAGCCGCACGGACTGCATCTCCGGGCGACCGCCGGAGAGGGCGTGAACGTCACCGCCGAGTTCACCGTGAAGCCCGCCCACCAGGGAGCTCCGGGACTCGCGCACGGCGGTGTCCTGGCCACGGCGATGGACGAGACGCTCGGCGCGCTCAGCTGGCTGCTGCGGGTCATCGCGGTGACCGGACGGCTGGAGACCGACTACGTCCTGCCGGTCCCGGTCGACACCGTGCTCTTCCTGGAGGCCGAGGTCACCGCGGTCCACGGCAGGAAGATCTACTGCCGTGCCACAGGGCGTACCGAGGGCCCCGAGGGGCCCGTCGCGGTCCGTGCGGAAGCCCTCTTCATCGAGGTCAAGGTGGAGCACTTCATCGACAACGGACGGCCGGAGGAGATCCAGGCCGCCATGTCCGACCCGGACCAGATCCGGCGTGCCCGCGCGTTCGAGGTGAACCCCTGA
- a CDS encoding DUF3093 domain-containing protein yields the protein MQPSAPPFDERLAAPRSWWLIAFGIGVACALMFLPLGALPMLGGLVAGTAAACVAVSSYGSARIRVVAGALVAGDARIPLEALGDAEVLDGEEARAWRSYKADPRAFMLLRSYIPTAVRVKVTDPQDPTPYVYLSTREPQALVAALAPVAA from the coding sequence ATGCAGCCTTCCGCACCGCCCTTCGACGAACGTCTCGCAGCGCCCCGCTCGTGGTGGCTCATCGCCTTCGGGATCGGCGTCGCGTGCGCGCTGATGTTCCTGCCGCTCGGCGCCCTGCCCATGCTCGGCGGCCTGGTGGCCGGCACGGCCGCGGCGTGTGTGGCCGTCAGCTCGTACGGCTCCGCCCGCATCCGTGTCGTCGCCGGCGCCCTGGTCGCGGGGGATGCCCGTATCCCCCTGGAGGCGCTCGGTGACGCCGAGGTGCTGGACGGGGAGGAGGCGCGCGCCTGGCGCTCGTACAAGGCGGACCCGCGCGCGTTCATGCTGCTGCGCAGCTACATCCCGACCGCGGTGCGGGTGAAGGTCACGGACCCGCAGGACCCGACGCCCTACGTCTATCTGTCGACCCGCGAGCCGCAGGCTCTGGTGGCGGCCCTCGCACCTGTGGCCGCCTGA